In Pyrus communis chromosome 11, drPyrComm1.1, whole genome shotgun sequence, the sequence TTGAAAGAAAAGTATGTTTCAttgcaatttaattttgttctctacTTTGATGGCCACTTCCAAATTGGGTTGAAGCTTATTGCTATTCTGTTTTTTCCTTGCAATCTCTAAGGGGCAAGATTCTTGAAGTATTGAGGAACTGGCCTGAGAAGAATATTCAAGTCATTGTTGTCACTGATGGAGAGCGGATCCTAGGACTCGGGGATCTTGGCTGTCATGTAAAcaccatcaatttttttttctagttgTGGTGATAAAAGACAATATGAGATACCTTGCCTTCAAAGAGAATATTGCATGTTCTTGCTGTACTCCCTGTCCCTGTAAGTAGTCAACTGATAACAATATGTGATATTTTCTCAGGGAATGGGTATTCCTGTGGGTAAACTTGCTCTATACACGGCACTTGGAGGAGTTCGTCCTTCTGCTGTAAGTATCTGTGATGACCAACGCTATTCTTTCTGGTGGCGCTGAGTTAAAAATCCATTGTATCTCAAAGTTACTGTAATGCATTTCTTTTGTTCAGAAATATGTTTAGAAGTCCTCGACATTTGAACCATTTATCTTTAATATTGGTTCTAATATGATTTCTTTGCCATGTTTTTCAGTGCTTGCCTGTAACCATTGATGTTGGTACAAACAATGAGAAGCTGTTGAATGATGAGTTCTACATAGGGCTGAAGCAAAAGAGGGCTACTGGGCAGGTTTATGATATGTTTGCTTTACATGTTTAGCGTTCAAATCATTTGAGatgagtgattttttttttttttttttttttttttttttttttttttttttttttttctgccttACCAAAGTGGggttttctcttctttctctagGAATATGCCGAACTCCTACACGAGTTCATGACTGCAGTCAAGCAGAATTATGGGGAGAAAGTTCTCGTTCAGGTATTTGGCAGACAAAGTCAGTTTTCAATTATTTGGTTATTGCGCTGAACTTAGTCATATATTTCGTTTTTACTCAAGCGTTCCTAAGTCCATTTGTCATGCTTTGTAGTTTGAAGACTTTGCAAATCACAATGCTTTTGAACTGCTTGCAAAGTATGCCTCAACTCATCTTGTTTTTAATGACGACATTCAGGTAAGTTGCAAGAGATTTTTAATAATTGTATTTGTAGTAATTATTATCAGTAGATGAGGAAAGAACATCTCTAATGCTTGTGTAAGTAATTCATTCCAGGGGACAGCATCTGTAGTTCTGGCCGGGCTTCTTGCAGCTTTGAAGTTAGTAAAGGGATCTTTATCTGAACACAGATTTTTATTCCTTGGTGCTGGAGAGGTGAGTACTATCCTTAGTCGAGGGATCCTTTTCATTAATGTTAAAGAGTAGTAGAAAGGGCATCCCTCAAACCAACACTCACctctttttgatttttttttcatatatagtTTCTTTCGTCCTTGTTCTTGAACCCTTACTGATGTCCCATGTGCTAGGACTTTATGGTCTTGTCTCACTCACTTGTTTAATGGTTTCAGGCCGGCACTGGCATAGCAGAACTCATTGCCCTTGAAGTTTCCAAGCAGGTTATAAGCTACTTTCTGTTTCTTTTACTTTGTACTAAAAAAGATGCTCAGTATTAATTGTAAAGAAATGTATTAGAATAGTTTTTGATACATAGCACCTGAATTATTGCAGACAAATACCCCAGTGGAAGAGACCCGCAAGAACATTTGGCTTGTGGACTCAAAGGTACAGGAAGCTGATCTAAATTCTTTCTGTCTGCAATGGAACTTTGTTTTCTTtccatgatttttcatttgttaAGAAATTCATTTGCAGGGATTGATTGTCAGTTCTCGGCTGGGTTCACTCCAACACTTTAAAAAGCCCTGGGCTCATGAACATGAACCAGTCAGGGAACTTGTAGATGCTGTTAAGGTGTGaaatctctctgtctctctctgtccACTCTCTCTGTCCACTTTCTCTTACCCTCTTCAAACACACAGAGATGCACATATGTTGACAGTACACAAACAACATAATAGGGCATATAAAGCAGAAGTTTTTTTAGCGACTAAACTATTTTTTCCGTTTTAATCAGTCAATCAAGCCAACGGTGTTGATTGGAACGTCAGGAGTAGGAAGAACATTCACTAAAGAAGTGGTTGAGGCTATGGCCTCCCTGAATGAGGTAACTCTTTTCCATAAATTGTTCTTCAGATTTTTATTGTGTTTGCCAGCATCCATACAGGGAccagaaatttagaatttcttcTGTTCTTGTTGGTATGGATTTGAGAAATCAGTTTGTTTAATTGCCATGTTGAGAAATTGCATGTTACTTAATGGCCTTAGTGAAAAATTGCATTTCTTCTTTCTAGAAGATAAGGGCTGACCGTTTCTTTTTGTAACCTTGTAATAGAGACCTATTATTCTTGCTCTTTCCAACCCAACATCACAATCTGAATGTACTGCAGAAGAAGCATATACATGGACTGAGGTAATTCAACCCTTGCATGTTTTGCTTAATATTGTGTAATTCAGGGTACACGTGATGGTTAGAGACTGACATTCGTTTCCTTTCTCGTATTTCAGGGTCGTGCCATGTATTGTAGTGGAAGCCCATTCCCACCAGTTGAATATAATGGGAAGGTTTACTATCCCGGCCAGGTATTAAATTCTAGAGAAATCCAATTATGTCCAGAAATAACATATATAACACCTTTTGGAGTGACTTTGGCATTTATTTTGTTGTCATTCAGTCAAACAATGCATACATCTTCCCTGGATTCGGTCTGGGTTTAATAATGTCTGGTACTATCCGTGTTCATGACGACATGCTTCTGGCAGCCTGTAAGTGCACAAAAGACATTAATGTAAAgggtttttcatttatttaagcTTTTAGACCTTATGCAATATTTGTTCCTTGGAACAGCGGAAGCTTTGGCTTCAATGGTGACCCAGGAAGATTTTGACAAGGGACTCATATACCCTCCATTCACAAACATCAGAAAGATTTCGGCGCATATTGCTGCTAAAGTAGCTGCGAAATCATATGAACTTGGTTAGACTTTTTTCCTGGGAATTTTTCTCGTCAGGTTTTTAGACTTAACTGCCTGATATTGGGCGCATATTGCTGCTAGTGCTACTAGGCCTAAATGTCTGGTATTTTTCATTTGGCTTTTGTAGGTTTGGCTACTCGCCTCCCCGAGCCAAGAGATCTGGAGAGGTATGCTGAAAGCTGTATGTACAGCCCTTCCTATCGAAGTTTCCGGTGAAGTGTTTGAAGTTATCTCGGTTGGTTGTACTGGGGTCAAGAACTAGAGTTGAAAAGGATCgattattttgtgtgttttgattgtttatttgtttctgGTTTTTGCCTTCTCATTGGTTCTGTTATTGTGTAACCTATATGGTAGATGAGAAGAAGCATGGGTGCAGTGCAGGtagttgggttgggttgggagtcaaattatagtttgaaaaatgttgcaactctcaattttcacacgAAATAAACCTCAAGTTACTCTTCATCCCCAAATTTTCCACTGAAATGACACACAACTAAACCACAATCAACAAAAAATGGCTTTGCACACTTTTTTCCGTGATGCATACTTTTGTTCATTTCTGCCCTTCTATTTTCTTTAGCTATGACCATTTTCATgggataaaatttaaaatataagcttTAAACCTGTCTAAACCATCTAGAACCATTGGGCTAAAATAAGCATTGAGGAGAAAGTATATCTTAAGACTAAACTCCTTTTAAAAATTATGTGTGGCTTAAATTATTTTCGAGCCATCAAATTGTCatatttcaaatcattttttatttttttacttataattcaacaactGTGATCAAAATGAGAACAAATTTAACgataaaaaaagaatttgatggctcaaaattaaatctaacgtcgaaaataatttaaaaaaatttgttaactCAAATTTCAcctaaaactttataaatacctatgattttgtatgatttttaattatttattaaaatgttcacaaaaataaattaagataatctacataaattttattttcaaaaaggttacccaaaaaaaaaaaggttaaattaatttaataatttcgggctaaaattttaaacctaaCTATTGGAGAAGAAAAGCAATTTCTGGGTTATGACTTAAATTTGTAAGTTTTATTCCCAAgaattggagatggtctaaagtCTATAAATAaagtgtaacatcccgtcccgaaactaacgaaacgtacgtgtgaatttacaattttacccccctAGCTGTTATTTTACGTgtatttttgtgttgtgtggtgtggtaggaccacacacaatcatacattttctttttctttccgggattccctccctcattccctcactctgtctcttctctcagtctctctctctctctctctctcttcctccccgagttcaccttcttcttcttcttcttcctctacacacggacacacatacaaacctaatcaaatcttcaccaaacaagaaaccaagaccaccatcgtgttcgtggagctgagaggagttcaaaggtgccattttcaggtaaggaaaataccattttcacgtcgatatcacgaggtccgatttgaacactgttcatgcaaacctaaactagcttgtttttggaatttctaagcttgtagttgtgcttgtgaggtcccaaggagcctcggagtagttcgttgggtgaatttggacgtcgggatcgtcctgtacgaagttggccgattcttgaagttgaagacaggtatgatctagcaatttttaggccttaaaactagtctaacgtgattctactagtcctaagcttcattttggtataaagaacgtgaaaaatggttgaaaaacgaaggagaaaacttagtttgaaaattacccagttttccggcgccgtcgccggcgccggcgtctcgccggagaagaaaggagaatattccgttaagtctaacggaatattcctaacggcagtgacagaatccggttagatttgacggaatattccgtcagttaacggaatattcctgacggcgtcaactgacgccgtcagtgtgcagtgcacgtgggccgcgcgtgggggcgcgtaggtccgtgcgtgttcaggcgcgtgggggcgcgtgcgtggtccaaaaatttttctaaaaatatgggcgtgatcctgaggttgtgtaggtcacgttggtatattcatttgtccaatttgagcaatgtatgagaagttattacgagaagttgcttaggtgcttttaaattaatgttttcgtaactttgtcgcgtataggtgattcgttttccgaggacgagcgtacgcactcgaggcaggggggctacgacccttctaattatcagtgagtgggcttttgttttccgtatatacctatatacatattaattcccagaaattaaatagaaaaggttatatgttttatgccatgcatcatttgaatattgtttacgcatcatcacgTGCGTCGGTagttggcatacatatataaatgtgtatttggtgctgtggacgcacaggtaagtgccaggtaagcggtattcatgtggttatgcattcctgtttattatgcaatagtagtttgaaatgcttagagagctcataatctgcacccccggtgttagtgctcccgcccagggccagggcacagtccttcacgtgatgttcaccagcaccacacgctcgccttggatccaagttaggtgcaagccttgtcgtacagaccacattaggtggttccgactcgtaggtgacccgcgattattcgcacagtcttcacgtgatcgtagcactagagcgtatatattacacccagtcttgtcgtacagaccacgttaggtggttccgactcgtgtgcagattcagatattgagttgagattgaagctctatatgcagccgtacaggtcacgataggtgactcccggctgccagattatatatattagatgtgatttacgcttgagcatttataattgattatgatattctgtaatggcatattctcaagcatgaatggcatattgcaaagcatgaatggcatatgtggagcatgattgacatatctatacatacgtatatatgttcattttctgggaagtatacaggttttacggcgaggggttagaatgtgttttgctaaagagttttcaaagaactttgtttttgcccactcacgcttttgtttttgcgcccctccaggttctagtggtctagcaagttcggtggtctatcccagagggcgtcccggcatttctgacagacactcaccattgtagggtcaccttcgggtgtacatatgtcgtatctttcctttttcgactgctgtagacttgctctgaattgtgtctcacatacactagtactttgtatgctattaggtttttaatgattcgtacttttatattactataccTTTAGCTTCCGCatgcgcacatggctacgtcaccttcgcgtaacggccagcatgccctgatctcggtcggggtgtgtcagcttggtatcagagcctaggtttggcagtcctgtgtctttgtgagtattctaatagttggtgtcttatgtcag encodes:
- the LOC137707460 gene encoding NADP-dependent malic enzyme-like; the encoded protein is MMSLNRSCFLRNPGIAGSSSPFSQSQKRRPASLKVVAVVPKVRTGDRNGSVVMENALQEVKAESEVVELKSTVHGGVQDVYGEDTATEDQLVTPWSISVASGYTLIRSPHHNKGLAFTEKERDAHYLRGLLPPVVISQELQVKKMINSIRQYQVPLQKYIAMMDLQGRNEKLFYKLLIEHVEELLPVVYTPTVGEACQKYGSIFTQPQGLFISLKEKGKILEVLRNWPEKNIQVIVVTDGERILGLGDLGCHGMGIPVGKLALYTALGGVRPSACLPVTIDVGTNNEKLLNDEFYIGLKQKRATGQEYAELLHEFMTAVKQNYGEKVLVQFEDFANHNAFELLAKYASTHLVFNDDIQGTASVVLAGLLAALKLVKGSLSEHRFLFLGAGEAGTGIAELIALEVSKQTNTPVEETRKNIWLVDSKGLIVSSRLGSLQHFKKPWAHEHEPVRELVDAVKSIKPTVLIGTSGVGRTFTKEVVEAMASLNERPIILALSNPTSQSECTAEEAYTWTEGRAMYCSGSPFPPVEYNGKVYYPGQSNNAYIFPGFGLGLIMSGTIRVHDDMLLAASEALASMVTQEDFDKGLIYPPFTNIRKISAHIAAKVAAKSYELGLATRLPEPRDLERYAESCMYSPSYRSFR